The following proteins are co-located in the Triticum aestivum cultivar Chinese Spring chromosome 1A, IWGSC CS RefSeq v2.1, whole genome shotgun sequence genome:
- the LOC123062846 gene encoding rac-like GTP-binding protein 2 (The sequence of the model RefSeq protein was modified relative to this genomic sequence to represent the inferred CDS: added 45 bases not found in genome assembly) yields MASSASRFIKCVTVGDGAVGKTCMLICYTSNRFPSDYIPTVFDNFSANVSVDGNIVNLGLWDTAGQEDYSRLRPLSYRGADVFVLAFSLISSASYENVLKKWMPELRRFAPNVPIVLVGTKLDLRDHRAYLADHPGASAITTAQGEELRKQIGAAAYIECSSKTQQNVKAVFDTAIKVVLQPPRRREVMAARKKTRRSSGCSIMHLMCGSTCAA; encoded by the exons GACGGCGCCGTCGGCAAGACCTGCATGCTCATCTGCTACACCAGCAACAGGTTCCCCAGC GATTACATCCCCACCGTGTTCGACAACTTCAGCGCCAACGTCTCCGTCGACGGCAACATCGTCAACCTCGGCCTGTGGGACACCGCCG GGCAAGAGGACTACAGCAGGCTGAGGCCGCTGAGCTACAGAGGCGCCGACGTCTTCGTGCTCGCCTTCTCCCTCATCAGCAGCGCAAGCTACGAGAATGTCCTCAAGAag TGGATGCCAGAGCTCCGCCGGTTCGCGCCCAACGTCCCCATTGTTCTAGTTGGGACCAAGCTAG ATCTGCGTGACCACAGAGCCTACCTCGCCGACCATCCCGGTGCCTCGGCAATCACAACCGCACAG gGTGAAGAACTCAGGAAGCAGATCGGCGCCGCAGCGTACATCGAGTGTAGCTCAAAGACACAGCAG AACGTCAAGGCTGTCTTCGACACCGCCATCAAGGTGGTCCTTCAGCCGCCGAGGAGGAGGGAGGTGATGGCGGCCAGGAAGAAAACTAGGCGAAGCTCTGGATGCTCCATCAT GCACTTGATGTGTGGCAGCACGTGTGCTGCCTGA
- the LOC123172807 gene encoding protein FAR1-RELATED SEQUENCE 5 — MSEKNRDAERMNREGGADAWGSQRPETPPWDAAEYSQLISAGPLLPLLEQYAGVGSYDQNTLRGAPWQVQSQGANTDICTGNQPQLASMANQGPSCSTWHQPAPMYLPSTSYTAYYAGGDTANVPWQASQIAGGARHFGVTDHTRWPNAAQQEPTTTVNSGAGTSTAGSSERTEDAFHQPADCHAANNFESESGMAIIPAMPTSTPLNTSTSNTRVDGTAADTEANDETDDDAQEDEDGGQSEIVVPQPPYIGQRFGSFAEAKEYYQAYAKFHGFAVNTEYHRKIKKTNEYSRGEMRCHKARRNKKGKGVAPVVPERKRGIILKTGCPVRCKLNVDGATWVVNEYFDEHNHELIKKFDLVKFLTAHRGFTPVERKFVKLLHDCNVGPSRMVQILSLIHSKKGTLSSMPYIPADVTNLQAKYRRESKLADIEATIAYFDAKAKEDPDFFYRIRLDDEDRVRNMYWVDGAARRAYKHFRDCISFDATYLTNMYKMPCAPFIGINNHNQSLQFGCGLVRNEDTDGYVWLFKTFLECMDGLAPMNIITDQDFSMRAGIEEVFPLAVHRHCRWHIIKKAEETLGPFFADRPELHKAFELCVDHSLTVEEFERSWMAMTETHQVQDNETLVSLWEKRMYWVPAYFMQCFFPFLQTTQRSEGFNAVLKRYVSPGNSLLQFAKQYTALQQKILGSELQQEATTALKQPKLLTYLPMERQMSKIYTNKIFNK; from the exons ATGTCGGAAAAGAATCGAGACGCGGAAAGGATGAATCGCGAAGGTGGCGCTGATGCTTggggttctcaaaggccagaaacaccgccttgggatgcagcagagtatagtcaactcatctctgcagggccgttgctgccactactagaacagtatGCAGGCGTAG gttcttatgaccaaaacactctCAGGGGGGCCCCATGGCAAGTTCAGTCACAAGGCGCTAACACTGACATATGTACGGGCAACCAACCTCAACTAGCTAGTATGGCTAATCAAG ggccttcatgcagcacgtggcatcagccagcacccatgtacctgccatcgacgtcatacacag CGTATTACGCTGGTGGTGACACGGCAAACGTCCCGTGGCAAGCTTCACAAATTGCAGGTGGAGCACGACATTTTGGTGtcacagaccacacaagatggCCAAATGCAGCACAACAAG AACCTACAACTACAGTGAACAGCGGtgcggggacatctactgcggggagctctgagcgcacggaagacgcgttccaccagccagcagactgtcatgccgcaaacaatttcgagtcagagtcgggaatggcaatcattccagcaatgccgacgagcacccctttgaacacaagcactaGCAACACTCGAGTAGATGGAACTGCCGCCGATACTGAAGCGAATGATGAAACTGACGACGACGCACAAgaggatgaagatggtgggcaatccGAGATCGTGGTACCTCAGCCACCATACATTGGGCAGAGATTTGGATCGTTCGCAGAAGCAAAGGAATACTACCAGGCATACGCAAAGTTCCATggatttgcggtcaacaccgagtaccataggaaaattaagaaaactaatgagtacagcagaggtgagatgaggtgccacaaggcacggaggaacaagaaggggaaaggtgttgcgcctgtcgttccggaacgaaagagaggcatcattctcaagacggggtgccctgtccggtgtaagctaaacgtagatggagcaACATGGGTGGTCAATGagtattttgacgagcacaaccacgaactcataaagaagttcgacctggtgaaatttctgaccgcccacagagggttcacccccgtcgaaaggaaattcgtaaagctgctacatgattgtaacgtcggtccatcaagaatggtacagatactatctctcatccacagcaaaaaggggactctgagtagcatgccgtacataccagctgacgtcacaaacctacaggccaagtaccgtagagagagcaagttggcagACATAGAGGCCACAATAGCCTACTTCGATGCGAAAGcaaaggaagatccagatttcttctacaggataaggttggacgatgaggaccgtgtcaggaacatgtattgggtggatggtgctgcaaggagagcctacaaacatttccgagattgcatttcattcgacgcgacgtacctcaccaatatgtacaagatgccatgcgctccgttcataggaataaataaccacaatcagtcgttgcagttcggATGCGGCCTCGTCCGGAACGAAGACACAgatgggtacgtttggctgttcaagaccttcttggagtgcatggatggacttgctccgatgaacataataacggaccaagatttcagcatgcgtgcaggcatagaggaggtctttccgttggcagtgcacaggcactgcaggtggcacattataaagaaggctgaggagacgctaggaccgttctttgccgaccgtccagagctgcacaaggcattcgagctgtgcgtggaccacagcttgacggtggaggagtttgaaaggagctggatggccatgactGAAACACATCAAGTCCAGGACAACGAGACTCTTGttagcctgtgggagaagcgaatgtactgggtgccggcctacttcatgcagtgcttcttcccctttctgcagactacgcagcgcagcgaggggttcaatgctgttttaaAGCGGTACgtcagccctggcaactcattgctacagtttgccaagcagtacacagctttgcaacaaaaaattctgggatctgagctacagcaagaagcgacCACAGCCctaaagcagccaaaattgctaacgtatttaccgatggagaggcaaatgagcaagatatacaccaacaagatctttaacaagtaa
- the LOC123062836 gene encoding beta-arabinofuranosyltransferase RAY1-like — MLLPSHAHRRPPLPRRRGASSRRGVHGLITTSPRRAGCLVVLLLALASVVLAAAVLHRASSKPRAGHHHREEGHLRTAARRVTIFSSPLRPPDGSPARQELAVRSWLALPWDVTVVLLGSHPSALALAGRLGRRVTVEAAVDSSCGHPRKFNSPSVQSAMEAARTEELSCTCPPGFRFTGTPFFHSMIARAQAADDSDVCVLVDAEVVLLPEAVTLLADLSKIDREWLLVSASRNVSSFSYNLAHSAMLEEIQAEEWAADGSDRGLVFAWNNPGRPLLAGVVPSFLYGRGAHSRWLIHEVLSSETRLVFDASSLVLGLYPEDSTAKRGAGSSSSGRLPGGSWEHGVNRHLASVYGSYCRRPPGGHHHSFSMLYEVVKHSEDYMLSKVEEPTFSRFVTGKEQDAHEEVGGNPWNKENNCLPDHLPSYSSEASDVPYSLEMLLRFVADDNKSVVLGVAGASYRDMLMSWVCRLRRLRVANFVVCALDQETYEFSVLQGLPVFRDPTSPNNVSFDDCHFGTQCFKRVTKVKSRIVLEIIRMGYNVLLSDVDVYWFHNPVQFLHSLGPATFAAQSDEYNETGPINLPRRLNSGFYYARSDSATITAMEMVVKHAAKSNSSEQPSFYDVLCGKEGVNRLGNDRCLEPSTNLTVVFLDRDLFPNGAYKGLWGRHDMRSACKKLGCFIIHNNWVNGRKKKLWRQMESGLWDYDPGFRMCLQSWGEASSSFTVAEQFHASDDMES, encoded by the exons ATGCTTCTCCCTTCGCAcgcccaccgccgtcctcctcttcCGCGCCGCCGGGGAGCGTCGTCGCGCCGCGGCGTTCATGGCCTTATTACTACATCGCCGCGCCGAGCAGGatgcctcgtcgtcctcctcctcgccctcgcctCCGTCGTCCTCGCGGCGGCCGTGCTCCACCGCGCCTCCTCAAAACCGCGCGCCGGCCACCACCATCGTGAGGAAGGCCACCTCCGGACCGCCGCTCGGAGGGTCACGATCTTCTCATCCCCGCTCCGCCCGCCCGACGGCTCGCCCGCGCGGCAGGAGCTGGCGGTGCGGTCGTGGCTGGCGCTCCCGTGGGACGTCACCGTCGTGCTCCTCGGCTCCCACCCGTCGGCGCTCGCGCTCGCGGGGCGGCTCGGACGCCGGGTCACCGTCGAGGCCGCCGTCGATTCCTCGTGCGGGCACCCTCGCAAATTTAACTCGCCGTCTGTTCAGTCCGCCATGGAAGCTGCCCGAACTGAGGAACTGAGCTGCACCTGCCCTCCTGGTTTCAGGTTCACGGGGACGCCATTCTTCCACTCCATGATCGCAAGAGCGCAAGCCGCCGACGACTCCGACGTCTGCGTCCTCGTCGACGCCGAAGTCGTTCTGCTCCCCGAAGCCGTCACATTACTGGCAGATCTCAGCAAAATTGACCGTGAGTGGCTCCTCGTTTCAGCGTCACGCAACGTTTCCAGCTTCTCCTACAATCTCGCCCACAGTGCGATG CTAGAGGAGATTCAAGCTGAGGAATGGGCAGCAGATGGCAGCGACAGGGGGCTCGTTTTCGCGTGGAACAATCCGGGCCGTCCATTGCTTGCAGGAGTCGTGCCTTCTTTTCTGTATGGAAGAGGGGCGCACAGCAGGTGGCTGATCCATGAAGTTCTGTCATCTGAAACGAGGCTCGTCTTCGATGCAAGCAGTCTAGTTCTTGGGCTATACCCCGAAGATTCCACGGCAAAGCGCGGCGCTGGTTCGAGTAGCAGCGGCAGATTACCTGGTGGATCATGGGAGCACGGTGTCAACCGGCATCTCGCTTCGGTTTACGGGTCGTATTGCCGTCGTCCGCCAGGAGGACATCATCATTCTTTCTCCATGCTGTATGAAGTGGTAAAGCATTCTGAAGATTACATGTTGAGCAAAGTTGAAGAGCCTACATTCTCAAGATTTGTCACAGGTAAAGAACAGGATGCCCATGAAGAGGTTGGTGGTAACCCATGGAACAAAGAGAACAATTGCTTGCCTGATCATCTGCCAAGCTATTCTTCAGAAGCCTCTGACGTTCCATATTCATTAGAAATGCTCCTTCGGTTCGTAGCCGACGATAATAAGTCTGTTGTTCTTGGTGTGGCTGGGGCAAGTTACAGGGACATGCTTATGAGCTGGGTGTGCCGCTTGCGCCGTCTCAGAGTCGCCAATTTTGTAGTCTGTGCTCTAGATCAAGAGACATACGAATTCTCCGTCTTGCAG GGTTTGCCAGTTTTCAGAGATCCAACGTCGCCAAACAACGTCAGTTTTGATGACTGCCACTTTGGAACCCAGTGTTTTAAGCGAGTGACCAAGGTTAAATCGCGCATTGTTCTGGAGATTATAAGGATGGGGTACAACGTGCTGCTGAGTGATGTTGATGTCTACTGGTTTCACAATCCAGTGCAGTTCCTGCACTCTCTTGGACCTGCTACATTCGCAGCCCAATCAGATGAATACAATGAGACAG GGCCAATAAACCTGCCACGCCGGCTAAATTCGGGTTTCTACTACGCCCGATCAGACAGCGCCACCATCACCGCGATGGAGATGGTAGTGAAGCACGCGGCCAAATCAAACTCATCTGAGCAGCCAAGCTTCTATGACGTCCTGTGTGGGAAGGAAGGTGTGAACCGACTCGGCAACGACAGATGCCTAGAGCCTAGCACAAACCTCACCGTCGTGTTTCTGGACCGGGATTTGTTCCCCAACGGAGCTTACAAGGGGCTCTGGGGAAGGCATGACATGCGCTCAGCTTGCAAGAAGCTCGGGTGCTTCATCATCCACAATAACTGGGTAAACGGGAGGAAGAAGAAACTCTGGCGACAGATGGAATCCGGGCTGTGGGACTATGATCCTGGCTTCAGGATGTGCTTGCAGAGCTGGGGTGAAGCAAGTAGTAGCTTCACAGTGGCCGAGCAGTTTCACGCGTCTGACGACATGGAAAGTTAG
- the LOC123062853 gene encoding proline iminopeptidase has protein sequence MIRPLSLPLLLLRCPAPARLSRPPPPPPPPPQGAQAPGNCRLLRAHGRPQRHRRRPRSSSGASASLSVSGPEMDPAARKDLYPHVEPFDTGRLRVSDVHTIYYEQSGNPGGHPVVFLHGGPGAGTSPGNRRFFDPEFYRIVLFDQRGAGKSTPHACLEENTTWDLVADIEKLRQHLDIPEWQVFGGSWGSTLALAYSQTHPDKVTGIVLRGIFLLRKKELDWFYEGGAAAVFPDAWEPFRDFIPEDERNCFIAAYSKRLTSSDADVQIEAAKRWTTWEMMTAHLLQNHENIKRGEDDKFSLAFARIENHYFINKGFLDSDSHLLDNVDKIRHIKTFIVQGRYDMCCPMMSAWDLHKAWPEAEFKVVPDAGHSANEVGVAAELVSANEKLKSMLKK, from the exons ATGATCcgcccactctctcttcccctcctcctcctccgctgtcccGCCCCCGCACGCCTCtcgcgcccgccgcctcctcccccaccccctccccaag GAGCACAGGCCCCAGGGAACTGCCGTCTTCTCCGCGCCCACGGCAGGCCGCAGAggcaccgccgccgaccccgctcCTCCTCCGGCGCCAGCGCCAGCCTCTCCGTCTCCGGCCCGGAGATGGATCCCGCCGCGCGGAAGGATCTGTACCCGCACGTCGAGCCCTTCGACACCGGCCGCCTCAGGGTCTCCGACGTccacaccatctactacgagcagTCCGGGAACCCCGGGGGCCAC CCCGTCGTCTTCCTCCACGGGGGTCCTGGGGCCGGCACGTCGCCGGGCAACCGCAGGTTCTTCGACCCGGAGTTCTACAGGATCGTGCTGTTCGACCAG AGAGGCGCCGGCAAGAGCACTCCCCATGCTTGTCTAGAGGAGAACACCACCTGGGACCTGGTGGCTGACATCGAGAAGCTCAGGCAGCACCTCGACATTCCAGAGTGGCAG GTGTTCGGCGGTTCATGGGGAAGCACCTTGGCCCTCGCCTACAGCCAGACTCACCCTGATAAG GTCACTGGCATTGTTTTAAGAGGCATTTTCTTGCTTAGGAAAAAGGAGCTTGATTGGTTCTACGAGGGCGGTGCAGCAGCTGTTTTCCCAGATG CATGGGAACCATTTAGAGATTTTATTCCTGAGGACGAAAGGAATTGTTTCATAGCTGCTTACAGCAAAAGGCTAACTTCCTCTGATGCTGATGTCCAG ATTGAAGCTGCTAAAAGATGGACAACGTGGGAGATGATGACTGCACATCTTCTTCAAAATCACGAGAACATTAAACGAGGGGAGGATGACAAATTTTCATTG GCATTTGCAAGGATTGAAAACCACTACTTTATTAACAAGGGATTCTTAGACTCGGACTCACACTTATTGGACAACGTCGACAAGATTCGTCACATTAAAACTTTCATTGTACAG GGGCGGTATGATATGTGCTGTCCTATGATGTCTGCTTGGGATCTTCATAAAGCTTGGCCTGAAGCTGAGTTTAAG GTGGTTCCAGATGCAGGACACTCGGCCAATGAAGTTGGTGTTGCAGCTGAACTGGTATCAGCTAACGAAAAGCTTAAAAGCATGTTGAAAAAATGA
- the LOC123062823 gene encoding 50S ribosomal protein L33, with protein sequence MGKAKRASIFIRLVSAAGTGFFYVKRKNPRRITEKLEFRKYDPRVNKHVLFTEAKMK encoded by the coding sequence ATGGGGAAGGCAAAGCGTGCATCTATATTTATCAGGCTCGTCTCAGCAGCCGGAACTGGATTTTTCTACGTGAAGCGCAAGAATCCTCGGCGGATCACAGAGAAGCTTGAGTTCAGGAAGTATGATCCGCGTGTAAACAAGCATGTTCTATTTACGGAAGCCAAGATGAAGTGA